The DNA region ACTTCGGCTATGCCCGCCAGGACCGCCGCCCGCGTTCCGCTCGCGTGGCGATCAGCGCGAAGGTAGTGGCCGACATGCTCACCGTGGTCGGCGTCGACCGCGTGCTGACCGTCGACCTGCACGCCGATCAGATCCAGGGCTTCTTCGATATCCCGGTAGATAACATCTACGGCTCCCCCGTTCTGGTGGATGACATCGAAGACCAACGCTTCGACAACCTCATGATCGTCTCCCCGGACATCGGTGGCGTGGTGCGTGCTCGCGCCGTTGCCAAGTCCCTGGGCGTCGACCTGGCGATCATCGACAAGCGTCGTCCCAAGGCCAACCAGTCCGAAGTCATGCACATCATCGGTGATGTGGATGGCCGTACCTGCGTTCTGGTCGACGACATGGTCGATACCGCCGGCACCCTCGGCCATGCCGCCAAGGCCCTGAAGGACCACGGCGCCGCCAAGGTCTACGCCTACTGCACCCACCCGGTGCTGTCCGGCCGTGCCATCGAGAACATTGAAAACTCCGTGCTGGACGAGCTGGTGGTGACCAACACCATCCCCCTGTCCGCCGCGGCACAGGCCTGCTCGCGTATCCGCCAACTGGATATCGCGCCGGTCGTGGCTGAAGCGGTCCGCCGCATCAGCAATGAGGAATCGATCAGCGCGATGTTCCGCTAAGGACATCCCTGACGAAAACGCCCCGCTCCGGCGGGGCTTTTTTGCCTAACCGCCCAAGATGCTGGTCGCAAGCACTCGGGGCGGTTTGGCTATTTTGGAGAAACGTAATGACTGATTTTGCCCTGAATGCCGAAGCGCGTTCCGACCTGGGGAAAGGTGCGAGCCGCCGCCTGCGTCGTAATGCCAACCTGGTTCCCGCCGTGATCTACGGTGGCGAGAAAGCCCCGGAATCCGTAAGCCTGCTGGCCAAAGACCTGGCCAAGCTGCTGGAAAACGAAGCTGCCTTCAGCCACGTGCTGTCCCTGAACGTTTCCGGCAAGACCGAAACCGTTCTGATCAAGGCCCTGCAGCGTCACCCGGCCAAAGGCTTCGTACTGCACGCTGACTTCCAGCGCGTCGTCGCCGGCCAGAAACTGACCGCCCACGTGCCCCTGCACTTCCTGAACGAATCGACCGCCGTTGGCGTGAAGACCGGTGGTGGCGAGATCTCCCACACCATCTCCGAAGTCGAAGTCTCCTGCCTGCCGAAAGACCTGCCGGAGTTCATCGAAGTCGACCTGGCCAAAGTCGAACTGGGCCAGATCGTTCACCTGTCCGACCTCAAACTGCCGAAAGGCGTTGAGCTGGTCGCACTGGCGCACGGCAACGACCTGGCAGTGGCCAACATCCACGCCTCCCGCGTTGTGAAAGACGAAGAAGAAGGCAAAGCCGAGTAATCACTACTCGCCAGCCTGAGGAAGGGCCCCTGTCGTGACTGCCGTACAACTGATCGTCGGCCTGGGTAATCCAGGCCCTGAATACGACCAGACCCGGCATAACGCAGGGGCCCTTTTCGTTGAGCGCGTGGCGGACAGCCAGCGCGTCAACCTATCCCTCGACAAGAAGTACTTCGGCCTCGTTGGCAAGTTCAGCCACCAGGGCCGCGACGTTCGCCTGCTCATCCCCACCACCTACATGAACCGCAGCGGCCAGTCCGTGGCGGCGCTCGCCGGCTTCTTCCGCATCCCGGTCGACGCGATCCTGGTGGCCCACGACGAACTCGACATGCCTCCCGGCGTCGCCAAGCTCAAGCAAGGTGGCGGGCACGGCGGGCACAACGGGCTGCGCGACATCATCGCCCAGCTTGGCAACCAGAACGGTTTCCACCGCCTCCGGCTCGGCATCGGCCACCCGGGGCACAGCAGCCTGGTCTCCGGCTTCGTCCTCGGCCGCGCACCGCGCAGCGAACAGGAAAAGCTCGACTCCAGCATCGACTTCGCCCTCGGCGTGCTGCCGGAAATGCTCGCAGGTGACTGGACCCGCGCGATGCAGAAGCTGCACAGCCAGAAGGCCTGATCACACCTCTTTCATCGCCAATCGGCCCGAGGGACATAGCATGGGATTCAACTGCGGCATCGTCGGCCTGCCCAACGTCGGCAAGTCCACCCTGTTCAACGCCCTGACCAAATCCGGCATCGCGGCGGAAAACTTCCCCTTCTGCACCATCGAGCCGAACAGCGGCATCGTGCCGATGCCCGACCTGCGCCTCAACGCGCTGGCCGAGATCGTCAAGCCCGAGCGCGTGATCCCCACCACCATGGAATTCGTCGACATCGCCGGCCTGGTTGCGGGCGCCTCCAAGGGTGAAGGCCTAGGCAACAAATTCCTCGCCAACATCCGCGAGACCGACGCCATCGCCCACGTCGTGCGCTGCTTCGAAGACGAGAACGTCATCCACGTCTCCAACAGCGTCGACCCCAAGCGCGACATCGAGATCATCGACCTCGAACTGATCTTCGCCGACCTCGACAGCTGCGAGAAGCAACTGCAGAAGGTCGCGCGCAACGCCAAGGGCGGCGACAAGGACGCCCTGGCGCAGAAAGCCCTGCTGGAAAAACTCATCCCCCACTTCAGCGAAGGCAAGCCCGCGCGCTCCCTGCTGAAAAACCTGGGTGACGACGAGAAGCGCCTCGTCCGCGGCTTCCACCTGCTCACCAGCAAGCCGGTGATGTACATCGCCAACGTCGCCGAGGACGGCTTCGAGAACAACCCGCACCTCGACGTGGTCCGCGCCATTGCCGAAGAAGAAGGCGCCATCGTGGTACCGGTCTGCAACAAGATCGAAGCCGAGATCGCCGAACTCGACGACGGCGAAGAGAAGGACATGTTCCTCGAAGCCCTGGGCCTCGAAGAACCAGGCCTGAACCGCGTGATCCGCGCCGGCTACGACCTGCTCAACCTGCAGACCTACTTCACCGCCGGCGTGAAGGAAGTACGCGCCTGGACCGTGCGCATCGGCGCCACCGCCCCGCAGGCCGCTGCCGTGATCCACACCGACTTCGAGAAAGGCTTCATCCGCGCCGAAGTGGTCGCCTATGACGACTTCATCCAGTTCAAGGGCGAAGCCGGTGCCAAGGAAGCCGGCAAATGGCGCCTGGAAGGCAAGGAATACATCGTCAAGGACGGCGACGTGATGCACTTCCGCTTCAACGTCTAAGCCCTCCCCCGCTTCACCCGAAGCCCCCTGCGGACCTGCTCCGCCGGGGGCTTCGTGCTTCAGGCCGCCTCGCCCCGCTGCTCGAACACCTCCCGCGCCACCGCCAGGCCGTTCAGCGCGGCCGGGAAGCCGGCGTAGACGGCCATCTGCATGATGGTCTCGATGATCTCCGTGCGGCTGGCGCCGACGTTCAGCGCGCCGTGCACGTGGACCTTCAGTTGCGGGGCGGCGTTGCCCAGGGCAGTCAGGGCCGCCACCACGGCGATCTCCCGGCTCTTCAGGTCCAGCCCCGGGCGGGAATAGATGTCGCCGAAGGGGAACTCCACCAGGTAGCGCGCAAAGTCCGGGGCGATGCCCGCCAGGCTCTCCACCACCCGCTCACCGGCCTCGCCGTCGATCTCCTTCAGTTTCGCCAGCCCACGCTGGTAGCGGCTCTCGTCATTCATGTGCGTTGCCCTTCTCGGTTGATGGCTCCAGTGCCAGGGCCTGCTCGCACGCGCGGTAATGCTCGATCTTCGCGTGCAGCGCATCGGCGGCCTGGCGCATCGCCTCGATCTCGGCCAGGACCTCCGCAAGGTGGCCCTCCAGCATCTGGCGACGCGCCGGCACCGTCGGGTCCCCGGCGCTCCTCAGCGCTGCGAACGCCTCCATCTTGCCGATGGGCATGCGGGTCGTGCGCAAGCGCAGCAGGAACTCGATCCAGGCCATGTCCGAAGCCGCGTAGCGCCGCTGCCCACCCGGCGCCCGGCCCACCGGGGCGATGAGCCCGATGCGCTCGTAATAACGCAGGGTGTGAGCCGTGAGCCCGGTACGCCGGGCGACTTCGTCGATGCTGAGATGAGGTTCCATGAGGCGATCCTAGAAGTTCGAGCGCGCTCTAAGTCAACCCTTTGCCGGCACTGCGTCAAGCACTGCCCCTCAGCGCCTTCGAAAACGCAGGGGCAGCCCCTGGCAATCCTCCCCGAAGCGCCCCTGGTGCCAACCCAGTTGGCCCGACACCAGCGTGGTGCGCACCGCGTGACGGAAGGTGCGGCCCTGGAACGGCGTCCAGCCGCATTGCGCGTGGATCGGGTCCGCCTCCACCGGCCGGGGCTCGGCCAGGCGCTCCACCAGCACCAGGTCGGCCCAGTAGCCCTCGCGCAGGTAGCCGCGCCGCTCGACGGAGAAGCGCTCCGCCACCGCGTGGCTGGTCTTGTGCACCAGCTGCGTCAGCGGCAGCAGCCCGTCGGCCACCAGCTCCAGCAGCGCCGGCAGGCTGTGCTGCACCAGCGGCAACCCAGCGGGCGCCTGGGCGTAGGGCCGGGTCTTCTCCTCCCGGGTGTGGGGCGCGTGGTCGCTGCCGATCACGTCCAGCCGCCCGTCCAGCAAGGCCTGGCGCAGGGCATCGCGGTCGGAGGGCGCCTTGATCGCCGGGTTGCACTTGATCAGGTGGCCCAGGCGCGGGTAGTCGCGGTCATCGAACAGCAGGTGGTGCACGCACACCTCGGCGGTGATGCGCTTGCCCGGCAGCGGCCCGGGGCTGAACAGCTCCAGCTCCCGCGCCGTGGTGATGTGCAGCACGTGCAGGTCGGTGCCGAAGCGACGGGCCAGCGCCACCGCCCGGCTGGAGGAGCGGTAGCAGGCCTCCGCATCGCGGATCAGGGATGCGCGTCGGGCGGGATGGCGTCGCCGTAGCCGGCTGCCCATTGCGCCTCGCGCTCGCGGATGCGCGGCGTGTCTTCGCAGTGGGCCAGCAGCAGCGTCGGGCAATCGCGGAACAGCCGCTCCAGGGACGCCTCGTCGTCCACCAGCAGGTTGCCGGTGGAGGCGCCCATGAACACCTTCACCCCCGCCACCCGCTCCGGGTCGAGCCGGGCCACGGTGTCGAGGTTGTCCCGGCTCACACCGAAGTGAAAACCGTAGTTCACCGACGAACAGGCCGCCGCGCGGCGCTCCTTCGCCGCCAGCGCCTCCAGGCCCAGGGTCGGCGGCTGGGTGTTGGGCATGTCCATCACGCTGGTCACGCCCCCGGCCAGCGCCGCGCGGGACTCGCTGAGGAAGGTGCCCTTGTGGGGCGCGCCGGGGTCACGGAAGTGCACCTGGTCATCGATCATCCCCGGCAGCAGGTACTGGCCGTTGGTGTCGATCACCCGCACATCCGGCCGGGCGCTGATGCTGCAGTCGATGCGCTCGATACGGCCGTTGTGCACCAGCAGGTCGGCCTCCCACTCGCAGCCTTCGTTGACCAGGCGGGCATTGCGGATCAGCAGGTGGTGCATGGCTGGAACTCGTTCTGCAGGGCCTGGTAGCCGGGCCCCAGGTCGATGGGGACAAGGGCCACCTGTTCGGACGGGTGGGCCGGCGCGCCAGGCTCGGGCGACGCGCACGTCACCCGCAACCCCGCGCCGGAGAGCTGGTTGTAGAAGCACGAGCGGCGCCCGGTGTGACAGGCCGGGCCGGCCTGGTCCACCTGCAGCAGCAGCGCATCGCCGTCGCAATCCAGGTGGGCGCTGACCAGGTGCTGCACATGCCCGGAGGTGTCCCCCTTGCGCCACAGGCAGCGGCGCGAGCGCGACCAGTAGCATGCCCGCCCCTCCTCCAGCGTGGCCCGCAGGGACTCGGGGTTCATCCACGCCAGCATCAGCACCTCGCCGCTGTCGTACTGCTGGGCCACGGCGGGGATCAGCCCATCGGCACGCCAGGGAATGGCCGCCATCACCGCCTCCAGATCCCGCCCGGTGCCGGCCGGGCTCCGCTCCAGTTGCAGCCAGAAGCTCATGGCGCCAGCGCCTGCAGCAGCCGCTCCACGTTCTGCCGGTACATGCCCAGGTAAGTGCTGGCCGGGCCCTCGGCCGCCAGCGCATCGGAATACAGCGTGCCGCCCACCCGCGCGCCGGCCTCCTCGGCGATCTGCTTCACCAGCCGCGCATCGCGGATGTTCTCCACGAAGATGGCCCGCACGCCCTCCGCCCGCAGCTGGCGGATCAACCCCGCCACCTCGGCGGCGGAAGGCTCGGCCGCATCGCTCACGCCCTGGGCCGCGAGGAACTGCAGGCGCCACTCCTGGGCGAAGTAACCGAAGGCATCGTGGCTGGTCAGCACCCGGCGCCGCTCCGGCGGCAGCGCCATCAGGCGCGGGGCGATGCTCTGGCGCAGCGCCCCCAGGCGGCCCAGCCAGGAGTCCCGCCGCGCCTCGAAGGCCGCCGCGCGGGCCGGCACCAGTTGCACCAGCGCCTGGGTGATGTTGCGCGCGTAGATCTCCGCATTGCCCAGGCTCTGCCAGGCATGAGGGTCCACCAGACGCTGGTCGTCCTCCAGCACCGTCATCGGCACCACGCCCTTGCTCGCGTCGATGCGCGTGCCGCGCGCCTCGCCGTTGGCCAGCAGGCGCTCCAGCCAGGGCTCGAAGCCCAGCCCGTTGGCGATCACCAGGTCCGCCTCCAGCACCGCCCGCACCTGGGTCGGAGCGGGCTCGAAGACATGGGCATCGGCATCCGCCCCCACCAGGTTGGTGAGCTGGATGTCGTCCCCGCCGATCTCGCGGGTGATGTCCGCCAGGATGCTGAAGGTGGTCACCACCCTCGCCTTCTCCGCAGCGGACAGTGAAACGGGCAGGCACAGCAACAGCACAACGCACAGGCGCATGAACATGCGGGGGCTCCTCAACAGGGCACGGGAAGGGGCGCGCGTCGCAGCAAGCCGTGGACCGGCCCGACGAACACCGAAATCAGGTAAGCGAGCCCCGCCAGCAACACAATGCAGGGCCCGCTGGGCAGGTTGGCGTGGAACGACAGCAACAGCCCCAGCCACACGCAGCTCGCGCCGATGCCCGCCGCCGTCAGCAGCAGCACCGGCAGGCGCCGGCTCCAGAAGCGCGCGGCAGCGGCCGGCAGCATCATCAGCCCCACCACCATCAACGCACCGATGGCGTGGAAGCCGGTCACCAGATTGAGCACCACCAGCGCCAGGAACAGCGCATAGGCCGGCGCCCCGAAGCGGCTCACCCCACGCAGGAACACCGGGTCGAAGCTGTCCCACAGCAGCGGGCGGTAGATCAGCGCCAACAGCGCCAGGCTCGTGCCGGCCACTGTCAGCATGCTGCGCAGCGTCTCGCCGTCCACCGCCAAGGCCGAGCCGAACAGCAGGTGCAGCAGGTCGATCCGGCGCCCGGCCAGCCCCAGCAACAGCACACCGCCCGCCAGGGAAATGGGGTAGATGGCCGCCAGGCTCGCATCCTCCCGCAGGCCGGTGCGGCGGGTGATCCACGCCGCCAGCCCGGCCATGCCCAGCCCCGCCACCAGCCCGCCGAAGGTCAGCGCCGGCAGGCTCAGGCCGAAGAACCAGAACGCCAGCGCCGCACCGGGCAACACCCCATGGGAAATGGCATCGCCGATCAGGCTCATGCGCCGCAGCATCAGGAACACCCCGAGCGGCCCCGCGCTGCACGCCAGCGCCACCCCGCCCAGCAGCGCCCGCTGCAAAAAGGCGAACTCCGCAAAGGGTTGCCAGAGCGCCGCGAGCATCAGGCCACCTGCTGGCGGGCCGACGCCGGCAGCAGCACCCGGCTGGCGCCATGACGGCAGCCGTCGGCGCGGATCAGCAGGCAGCGCGGCAGGCGCTCGCGCACCGCCTCCAGGTCATGGCAGACCACCACTTGCGTGCGTCCCTCCCGCTGCCAGCGGGCGATGCGCTGCCAGAGAATCGCCTGGCCCTCCACGTCCAGCGCCGCGTCGGGTTCGTCCAGCAACAGCAGCGGCGCGTCCATCAGCT from Pseudomonas tohonis includes:
- a CDS encoding ribose-phosphate pyrophosphokinase, which produces MSKMMVFTGNANPDLARRVVRQLHIPLGDASVGKFSDGEISAEINENVRGKDVFLIQPTCAPTNDNLMELVVMADAFRRSSASRITAVIPYFGYARQDRRPRSARVAISAKVVADMLTVVGVDRVLTVDLHADQIQGFFDIPVDNIYGSPVLVDDIEDQRFDNLMIVSPDIGGVVRARAVAKSLGVDLAIIDKRRPKANQSEVMHIIGDVDGRTCVLVDDMVDTAGTLGHAAKALKDHGAAKVYAYCTHPVLSGRAIENIENSVLDELVVTNTIPLSAAAQACSRIRQLDIAPVVAEAVRRISNEESISAMFR
- a CDS encoding 50S ribosomal protein L25/general stress protein Ctc, producing MTDFALNAEARSDLGKGASRRLRRNANLVPAVIYGGEKAPESVSLLAKDLAKLLENEAAFSHVLSLNVSGKTETVLIKALQRHPAKGFVLHADFQRVVAGQKLTAHVPLHFLNESTAVGVKTGGGEISHTISEVEVSCLPKDLPEFIEVDLAKVELGQIVHLSDLKLPKGVELVALAHGNDLAVANIHASRVVKDEEEGKAE
- the pth gene encoding aminoacyl-tRNA hydrolase; amino-acid sequence: MTAVQLIVGLGNPGPEYDQTRHNAGALFVERVADSQRVNLSLDKKYFGLVGKFSHQGRDVRLLIPTTYMNRSGQSVAALAGFFRIPVDAILVAHDELDMPPGVAKLKQGGGHGGHNGLRDIIAQLGNQNGFHRLRLGIGHPGHSSLVSGFVLGRAPRSEQEKLDSSIDFALGVLPEMLAGDWTRAMQKLHSQKA
- the ychF gene encoding redox-regulated ATPase YchF is translated as MGFNCGIVGLPNVGKSTLFNALTKSGIAAENFPFCTIEPNSGIVPMPDLRLNALAEIVKPERVIPTTMEFVDIAGLVAGASKGEGLGNKFLANIRETDAIAHVVRCFEDENVIHVSNSVDPKRDIEIIDLELIFADLDSCEKQLQKVARNAKGGDKDALAQKALLEKLIPHFSEGKPARSLLKNLGDDEKRLVRGFHLLTSKPVMYIANVAEDGFENNPHLDVVRAIAEEEGAIVVPVCNKIEAEIAELDDGEEKDMFLEALGLEEPGLNRVIRAGYDLLNLQTYFTAGVKEVRAWTVRIGATAPQAAAVIHTDFEKGFIRAEVVAYDDFIQFKGEAGAKEAGKWRLEGKEYIVKDGDVMHFRFNV
- a CDS encoding carboxymuconolactone decarboxylase family protein, which encodes MNDESRYQRGLAKLKEIDGEAGERVVESLAGIAPDFARYLVEFPFGDIYSRPGLDLKSREIAVVAALTALGNAAPQLKVHVHGALNVGASRTEIIETIMQMAVYAGFPAALNGLAVAREVFEQRGEAA
- a CDS encoding MerR family transcriptional regulator; the protein is MEPHLSIDEVARRTGLTAHTLRYYERIGLIAPVGRAPGGQRRYAASDMAWIEFLLRLRTTRMPIGKMEAFAALRSAGDPTVPARRQMLEGHLAEVLAEIEAMRQAADALHAKIEHYRACEQALALEPSTEKGNAHE
- a CDS encoding metal ABC transporter solute-binding protein, Zn/Mn family, yielding MRLCVVLLLCLPVSLSAAEKARVVTTFSILADITREIGGDDIQLTNLVGADADAHVFEPAPTQVRAVLEADLVIANGLGFEPWLERLLANGEARGTRIDASKGVVPMTVLEDDQRLVDPHAWQSLGNAEIYARNITQALVQLVPARAAAFEARRDSWLGRLGALRQSIAPRLMALPPERRRVLTSHDAFGYFAQEWRLQFLAAQGVSDAAEPSAAEVAGLIRQLRAEGVRAIFVENIRDARLVKQIAEEAGARVGGTLYSDALAAEGPASTYLGMYRQNVERLLQALAP
- a CDS encoding metal ABC transporter permease, with product MLAALWQPFAEFAFLQRALLGGVALACSAGPLGVFLMLRRMSLIGDAISHGVLPGAALAFWFFGLSLPALTFGGLVAGLGMAGLAAWITRRTGLREDASLAAIYPISLAGGVLLLGLAGRRIDLLHLLFGSALAVDGETLRSMLTVAGTSLALLALIYRPLLWDSFDPVFLRGVSRFGAPAYALFLALVVLNLVTGFHAIGALMVVGLMMLPAAAARFWSRRLPVLLLTAAGIGASCVWLGLLLSFHANLPSGPCIVLLAGLAYLISVFVGPVHGLLRRAPLPVPC